A part of Desulfofundulus salinus genomic DNA contains:
- the urtD gene encoding urea ABC transporter ATP-binding protein UrtD, which yields MAGTVIYVENLTVTFNGFKAIDKMNFCMNYGELRFLVGPNGAGKTTLLDVICGRLKPTSGRVIFKEDIDIAKKQEHELVLLGIGRKFQTPSVFTDLTVFENLDLALRRKKGILPALFHKNTAAEKERIMSILESVWLVEKMHLKAGMLSHGEKQRLEIGMLLVQEPELLLLDEPVAGLTKDERQKMGELLQTISRECSVLVVEHDMGFIRQFARRITVMHEGKVLSEGNITKVQSDPKVVEVYLGRGGDKPC from the coding sequence ATGGCTGGAACAGTCATATATGTGGAAAACCTAACCGTGACTTTCAATGGGTTCAAGGCCATTGATAAAATGAACTTTTGTATGAATTATGGCGAGCTTCGGTTTTTGGTTGGACCGAACGGGGCTGGCAAAACAACGCTCCTGGACGTAATATGTGGAAGGTTAAAGCCAACAAGTGGACGCGTGATTTTTAAAGAGGATATTGATATTGCAAAGAAGCAGGAACATGAATTGGTCCTGCTTGGCATTGGTAGGAAGTTTCAAACGCCATCGGTTTTTACGGATCTAACAGTTTTTGAAAATCTGGACCTGGCCTTGCGTCGGAAAAAAGGGATTTTACCCGCTTTATTCCACAAAAATACTGCAGCAGAAAAGGAAAGGATAATGTCAATCCTGGAAAGTGTGTGGCTGGTCGAAAAGATGCACTTAAAAGCTGGCATGTTGTCCCATGGTGAAAAACAGCGTCTTGAAATTGGGATGTTGCTGGTTCAAGAGCCAGAGCTATTATTGCTTGATGAGCCTGTAGCAGGATTAACGAAGGATGAAAGGCAAAAGATGGGTGAACTTCTTCAGACTATATCTAGGGAATGTTCCGTTTTGGTGGTAGAACACGATATGGGATTCATACGGCAGTTCGCACGGCGGATAACTGTAATGCACGAAGGCAAAGTACTAAGTGAGGGGAATATCACCAAAGTGCAAAGCGATCCCAAAGTAGTCGAAGTGTATTTGGGACGGGGTGGTGATAAACCATGTTAA
- a CDS encoding P-II family nitrogen regulator, protein MKKIEAIIRPAKLEAVKGALGRFGIHGMTVSQVLGCGLQRGRVSIYRGHEYSINLLPKVKIEIAVPDRWVDEVVRIISDAARTGEIGDGKIFIYPLENALRIRTGEEGEEAL, encoded by the coding sequence GTGAAGAAAATTGAAGCCATCATTCGGCCGGCCAAACTGGAAGCGGTCAAAGGAGCCCTGGGGCGTTTTGGTATTCACGGTATGACGGTCAGCCAGGTGCTGGGTTGCGGGTTGCAGCGGGGGCGGGTGAGCATTTACCGGGGCCATGAGTATAGCATTAACCTGTTGCCCAAGGTAAAAATAGAAATTGCCGTTCCCGACCGGTGGGTGGATGAGGTGGTCCGGATTATTTCTGATGCCGCCCGGACGGGCGAAATAGGAGACGGCAAGATTTTTATCTACCCGCTGGAAAATGCCCTGCGCATAAGGACCGGCGAGGAGGGGGAAGAAGCATTATAA
- a CDS encoding ammonium transporter, whose protein sequence is MSDGALWGWVIPRGTFVLKGNGPERGWPQQPAGRRACYLPCGNTARPNGALAGLAAITAGTAYVTPAGAVIIGGVAGVLVVLAVGFFDRVRADDPVGAIAVHGVNGTWGALAVGLFAEKGGLFYGGGLHLLGVQALGVLAVSLWAFTATGLVFYLLKKTVGIRVPASEELEGLDINEHGIPAYAGLVAGSLGEVGVDEFAPDTTCAPEVVSRAAVQK, encoded by the coding sequence ATGAGCGATGGTGCTCTGTGGGGATGGGTCATCCCCCGGGGCACTTTTGTTTTAAAAGGGAACGGACCGGAGCGAGGGTGGCCGCAGCAGCCGGCGGGACGACGGGCATGTTATTTACCATGTGGAAATACGGCAAGGCCGAACGGTGCCCTGGCCGGTTTGGCCGCCATTACCGCTGGGACGGCTTACGTGACGCCGGCAGGCGCGGTGATTATCGGCGGTGTGGCCGGTGTGCTGGTTGTACTGGCGGTGGGTTTCTTTGACCGGGTGCGGGCGGACGATCCGGTGGGGGCCATTGCTGTACACGGTGTGAACGGTACCTGGGGTGCGCTGGCGGTGGGCCTGTTTGCGGAAAAAGGCGGCCTTTTTTACGGTGGAGGATTGCATCTTTTAGGCGTGCAGGCTCTGGGAGTGCTGGCAGTTTCCCTGTGGGCCTTTACGGCTACCGGGCTGGTGTTTTATCTCCTGAAAAAGACAGTGGGCATCCGGGTACCGGCCAGCGAGGAGTTGGAGGGGCTGGATATTAACGAACACGGTATTCCTGCCTATGCCGGTTTGGTGGCTGGTTCCCTGGGTGAAGTGGGGGTAGATGAGTTTGCACCCGACACCACGTGTGCTCCGGAAGTGGTGAGCAGGGCGGCTGTACAAAAGTGA
- the tnpC gene encoding IS66 family transposase: MNIEELQSRCLQLEEQCRWLEQQNAELTAKLNWFMEQLRLSKHRQFGVSSERTASGYQQLSLFNEAEVEAQPDLPEPAVETITYQRRKQRGRREMVLDNLPVETVEYRLPEEERVCSCCGGPLHEMSTEVRQELQIIPAQVKVVKHVRYVYSCRHCERNELTTPIVTAPMPAPVLPGSMVSPSLMAYIMNQKYGEGLPLYRQEQQFAHLGVELSRQTLANWVLHGANNWLTLIYDRLHEHLLKRDILHADETTLQVLREPGRAAETQSYLWLYRTGRDGPPIILYDYQTTRASKHPRRFLAGFKGYLHVDGYAGYNELPDVTLVGCWAHARRKFDEALKALPEDKRNKAVAARVGLEFCNQLFAIERDLKDATPQERYQARQVRSRPVLDAFWAWLKTQKTQVLPKSSFGQAVNYCLSQWDKLIAFLQDGRLELDNNRSERSIKPFVIGRKNWLFANTPRGARASAITYSIIETAKENGLNPFQYLSYLFEKLPNLDPKDSNALDQLLPWSDSLPPVCRVNK; encoded by the coding sequence ATGAATATAGAAGAGCTGCAAAGCCGCTGTCTACAGCTGGAAGAGCAGTGCAGATGGTTGGAACAACAGAATGCCGAGCTGACCGCTAAACTGAATTGGTTTATGGAGCAGCTTCGCTTGAGCAAACACCGGCAATTCGGTGTTTCCAGCGAACGGACCGCTTCTGGCTACCAGCAGCTTTCGCTTTTTAATGAAGCGGAAGTGGAAGCCCAGCCGGATTTGCCCGAACCGGCTGTCGAAACCATCACCTACCAGCGCCGCAAACAGCGTGGCCGCCGGGAGATGGTGCTCGATAACCTGCCGGTGGAAACGGTTGAGTACCGCCTGCCGGAAGAAGAGCGGGTCTGTTCGTGCTGCGGTGGTCCTTTACATGAAATGAGCACCGAAGTACGACAGGAACTGCAGATCATCCCGGCCCAGGTAAAAGTGGTCAAGCATGTACGTTACGTTTATTCCTGCCGCCATTGCGAGCGCAACGAGCTAACCACCCCCATTGTCACCGCTCCCATGCCGGCTCCTGTACTTCCCGGAAGTATGGTTTCTCCCTCGCTTATGGCTTACATCATGAACCAGAAATACGGGGAAGGTCTGCCGCTGTACCGCCAGGAGCAGCAGTTTGCCCACCTGGGGGTGGAGCTGTCCCGGCAGACGCTTGCCAACTGGGTGCTGCACGGAGCGAATAACTGGTTGACCCTGATCTACGATCGCCTGCATGAACACCTGCTTAAGCGGGATATTCTGCATGCCGATGAGACAACCCTGCAGGTCCTCCGCGAGCCGGGCCGGGCTGCTGAAACCCAATCGTACCTCTGGCTCTACCGCACCGGGCGGGACGGTCCTCCCATTATTCTCTACGACTACCAGACCACCCGGGCCAGCAAGCACCCCCGCCGGTTCCTGGCAGGTTTTAAAGGCTACTTGCACGTTGACGGCTACGCCGGCTACAACGAACTGCCGGATGTCACCCTGGTGGGCTGCTGGGCCCATGCCCGGCGCAAGTTTGATGAAGCGTTAAAGGCCCTGCCGGAAGATAAACGCAATAAAGCAGTGGCCGCCCGGGTGGGGCTGGAATTTTGTAACCAACTTTTTGCCATTGAGCGCGACTTGAAAGATGCAACGCCCCAGGAGCGTTATCAAGCCCGCCAGGTGCGCAGCCGCCCCGTGCTGGATGCCTTTTGGGCATGGCTTAAAACCCAGAAAACACAGGTACTGCCCAAAAGTTCCTTTGGTCAGGCAGTTAACTATTGCCTGAGCCAGTGGGATAAACTCATTGCCTTTTTGCAGGATGGACGCCTGGAACTGGATAACAACCGGAGTGAGCGGTCGATCAAACCCTTTGTCATTGGCCGCAAGAACTGGTTGTTTGCCAATACTCCGCGGGGTGCCCGGGCCAGCGCTATTACTTACAGCATCATAGAAACGGCAAAGGAGAATGGGTTGAATCCTTTCCAGTACCTCAGCTATCTTTTTGAAAAACTTCCCAACCTGGACCCTAAAGACAGTAACGCCCTGGATCAGTTACTCCCCTGGTCCGATTCGCTGCCCCCTGTGTGCAGGGTTAATAAATAA
- the urtE gene encoding urea ABC transporter ATP-binding subunit UrtE: MLNVERLTVSYGESIVLKDIQLQVPDGAIVALIGRNGVGKTTLLKSIMGLLHIKEGKVILAGEDITTYSTDERARRGIGYVPQGRDIFPYLTVYENLVVGLDKRQSFMLEEVLNLFPMLKGLLSRMGGNLSGGQQQQLAIARALVREPRVLLFDEPTEGIQPSVVIEIERVIKSINKEKGVSVLLVEQYLDFALRIADYLYVMEKGQIVLQGETREIKSQSLKEYLVI; this comes from the coding sequence ATGTTAAATGTAGAACGATTAACCGTTTCATATGGCGAAAGTATCGTTTTAAAAGATATCCAGCTACAAGTTCCTGACGGTGCCATTGTTGCTCTTATAGGTCGTAATGGTGTGGGTAAGACCACTTTACTAAAAAGTATTATGGGCTTGCTTCATATCAAAGAAGGCAAAGTTATTTTAGCTGGTGAAGATATTACTACTTACTCGACGGATGAAAGAGCCAGGCGTGGTATTGGTTATGTTCCGCAGGGGAGAGATATTTTTCCATACTTAACGGTTTACGAAAACCTTGTGGTTGGACTCGATAAGCGGCAGAGTTTTATGTTAGAAGAAGTTTTAAATCTTTTCCCGATGTTAAAAGGATTATTATCGCGCATGGGGGGGAATCTTAGTGGCGGACAACAGCAGCAACTGGCAATTGCTAGGGCCCTGGTTAGAGAACCGAGGGTTTTGCTTTTTGATGAACCGACAGAAGGTATTCAACCGTCTGTAGTAATAGAAATTGAGAGGGTAATCAAATCGATAAACAAAGAAAAAGGGGTATCCGTTCTGCTGGTGGAACAATATTTAGATTTTGCCTTAAGAATCGCAGATTATTTATATGTTATGGAAAAGGGACAAATTGTTTTGCAGGGGGAGACAAGAGAGATAAAATCACAAAGTTTAAAGGAGTACTTGGTGATCTAG
- a CDS encoding urease subunit beta encodes MKPGEYVLSDTPIICNNGRYTITITVANTGDRPVQVGSHFHFFEVNRALRFDRGKAFGMRLNIPAGTAVRFEPGEEKEVTLVALAGFRTIYGLNKLTEGTVSEERRKIQCLEKAEQLGYYREVTENGIEIK; translated from the coding sequence ATGAAACCAGGCGAGTATGTTTTGTCCGATACTCCTATTATTTGCAATAACGGGCGCTATACAATTACTATCACGGTCGCTAATACCGGTGATCGACCGGTACAGGTCGGCTCTCATTTTCATTTTTTTGAAGTAAACCGGGCATTGAGATTTGACCGGGGTAAGGCCTTTGGGATGAGGCTGAACATACCGGCAGGTACGGCAGTACGCTTCGAGCCGGGAGAGGAGAAAGAGGTTACCCTAGTGGCTCTAGCGGGTTTCAGGACTATTTACGGTCTGAACAAACTGACCGAGGGAACGGTTAGCGAAGAAAGGCGTAAAATTCAATGCTTAGAAAAGGCCGAGCAACTTGGTTACTATCGGGAGGTTACGGAAAATGGTATTGAGATTAAGTAG
- a CDS encoding NAD(P)H-hydrate dehydratase: MRVVTGGQMRELDRTAMEDYGIPGLVLMENAGLAVVRVVQQVLGEVAGKRVAVFAGKGNNGGDGLVVARHLFNAGAEVKVLLLAKPEEISGDAAVNLAIWQKMGQPVYPVARGEDLSAVRLFLVGAHAVVDAIFGTGFKGAAREPAAGVIEAINASGKPVVAVDIPSGVEADTGQVHGPCVRATHTVTFALPKLGLVQEPGRSHVGELHVADISIPSFLLEEGTPGRYLITEKMVREWLPPRPAWAHKGSCGRVLVVAGSRGMTGAACLAALGAARAGAGLVTLAMPAELQDVMAVKLTEVMTVGLPGTREGTLARSARSEILALLERADVLAIGPGLSRHLETVALVRELLPALRVPCVIDADGLNALAGDVQLLSRISVPAVVTPHEVEMARLLGRPLEEVRSRRLAVAEEAAANWGVVALLKGAATLVACPDGSTYINPTGNPGMATGGSGDVLTGVIAGLLAQGMSAPRAAAAGAYLHGLAGDMAAREKGMRGLLAGDILELLPSAIAQVECNVMIA; the protein is encoded by the coding sequence ATGCGCGTGGTTACCGGAGGGCAGATGCGCGAGCTGGACCGCACTGCTATGGAAGATTACGGCATACCAGGCCTGGTGTTGATGGAAAATGCTGGCCTGGCGGTAGTGCGGGTCGTCCAACAGGTGCTGGGTGAAGTGGCGGGCAAACGGGTGGCCGTGTTTGCCGGTAAGGGAAATAACGGGGGAGACGGACTGGTGGTGGCCCGTCACCTGTTTAACGCCGGGGCGGAGGTCAAGGTTTTGCTCTTAGCTAAGCCGGAGGAAATTAGCGGAGATGCGGCAGTTAATTTAGCTATCTGGCAGAAGATGGGCCAACCGGTGTATCCCGTGGCCAGGGGCGAGGACTTGAGTGCGGTGCGCCTATTTCTGGTGGGTGCCCATGCAGTCGTAGATGCCATCTTTGGCACCGGATTTAAAGGCGCGGCCCGGGAGCCGGCGGCGGGAGTGATTGAAGCCATCAATGCCAGCGGCAAACCGGTGGTGGCCGTAGATATACCCTCCGGGGTGGAGGCCGACACCGGGCAGGTGCACGGCCCCTGTGTACGGGCCACCCACACCGTAACCTTTGCCCTGCCCAAGCTGGGCCTGGTACAGGAACCCGGGCGCAGCCACGTAGGGGAACTGCACGTGGCCGATATTTCCATCCCTTCTTTTTTATTGGAGGAGGGCACCCCCGGCCGTTACCTGATCACGGAAAAAATGGTCCGGGAATGGCTGCCTCCCCGGCCTGCCTGGGCCCACAAGGGATCCTGCGGACGGGTGCTGGTGGTGGCCGGTTCCCGGGGTATGACCGGCGCGGCCTGCCTGGCGGCCCTGGGTGCCGCCAGGGCCGGGGCGGGGCTGGTGACCCTGGCCATGCCTGCAGAGCTGCAGGATGTGATGGCGGTAAAGCTGACGGAAGTAATGACGGTTGGGCTGCCCGGAACCCGGGAGGGAACGCTGGCCCGCAGCGCCCGGAGTGAAATTCTGGCCCTGCTGGAAAGGGCTGATGTGCTGGCCATCGGCCCGGGTCTTTCCCGGCACCTGGAAACGGTGGCCCTGGTGCGGGAGTTATTGCCGGCGTTACGGGTGCCCTGCGTCATCGACGCCGATGGCCTGAACGCCCTGGCCGGCGATGTACAGTTGTTGAGCCGTATATCCGTGCCCGCGGTGGTTACGCCCCACGAAGTGGAGATGGCCCGCCTGCTGGGGCGTCCCCTGGAAGAGGTCCGCTCCCGGCGCCTGGCGGTTGCGGAGGAAGCAGCGGCAAATTGGGGGGTGGTAGCCCTGCTGAAAGGGGCCGCTACTCTGGTCGCCTGCCCCGACGGTAGTACTTACATCAATCCCACCGGTAATCCCGGCATGGCCACCGGGGGTAGCGGTGATGTCCTTACCGGGGTGATTGCCGGCCTCCTGGCCCAGGGCATGAGTGCCCCCCGGGCAGCGGCGGCAGGGGCATACCTGCACGGCCTGGCCGGGGACATGGCCGCCCGGGAAAAAGGCATGCGGGGCTTGCTGGCGGGCGACATTCTGGAACTGCTGCCATCGGCCATAGCGCAGGTGGAATGTAATGTAATGATTGCCTGA
- the urtC gene encoding urea ABC transporter permease subunit UrtC: MITGIKKVQLDREWIFFGLIGAVLLLAPTLLSEFRLNLLAKFLTYAIIAIGIDLLWGYGGMLSLGQGVFFGLGAYSMAMYLKLEAAGGELPDFMVWSGLTELPFFWKPFHNFWFALGAAVIIPAMVAALTGFVIFRSRIRGVYFSILTQALALIVTILLIGQQPYTGGTNGITNFSTVFGFSLADSSTQTVLYFITVICLGCIYLFCRWLTNSRFGKIMIAIRDAENRIRFCGYNPVMFKAFIFAFSACLAGLAGALFVPQVGIISPAMIGVVPSIEMVIWVAVGGRGTLYGAVLGALLVNGAKSYLSESFPDAWLYLLGLLFIAVVLLIPDGMVGLFRRLRKNQKTTWYSPSGVVIQMRSHAEFS, from the coding sequence ATGATAACAGGCATTAAAAAAGTGCAACTAGATAGAGAATGGATCTTCTTCGGATTAATTGGAGCTGTCTTGTTATTAGCTCCAACTCTTCTATCCGAGTTTCGTTTAAACCTGCTGGCGAAATTTTTAACCTATGCAATTATTGCCATCGGCATAGACTTGCTTTGGGGCTATGGTGGGATGTTAAGTTTAGGACAGGGTGTGTTTTTCGGGCTCGGGGCCTATTCTATGGCGATGTATCTAAAGCTGGAGGCTGCCGGGGGTGAACTGCCAGATTTCATGGTCTGGAGTGGGTTGACGGAACTCCCCTTTTTCTGGAAGCCATTTCACAATTTCTGGTTTGCTCTAGGAGCAGCGGTTATTATCCCTGCTATGGTTGCAGCATTAACGGGGTTTGTTATATTTCGAAGCCGTATTCGCGGTGTATATTTCTCCATACTCACACAGGCTCTTGCTCTTATAGTTACAATTCTTTTAATAGGCCAGCAACCATACACAGGCGGAACGAATGGTATTACTAACTTTTCAACTGTTTTTGGTTTTTCCTTGGCGGATAGTTCTACTCAGACCGTACTTTATTTTATCACGGTAATTTGCCTTGGTTGTATTTACCTTTTTTGTCGCTGGTTAACTAATTCAAGATTTGGCAAGATAATGATTGCCATCAGGGATGCAGAGAACCGGATCAGGTTTTGTGGCTACAACCCGGTAATGTTTAAGGCCTTTATTTTCGCTTTCTCTGCCTGTTTGGCCGGGTTGGCCGGAGCACTTTTTGTACCTCAAGTTGGAATTATATCTCCGGCCATGATAGGTGTAGTGCCTTCGATTGAGATGGTGATATGGGTAGCTGTGGGTGGTAGAGGAACCTTGTACGGAGCTGTCCTGGGAGCTCTGTTAGTTAATGGAGCTAAGAGTTATTTGAGTGAATCTTTCCCGGATGCGTGGCTTTATTTATTGGGATTGCTGTTTATAGCTGTTGTCTTGTTAATTCCTGATGGGATGGTTGGGTTGTTTAGAAGATTGCGTAAGAATCAGAAGACAACTTGGTATTCTCCTTCTGGAGTTGTTATACAAATGCGAAGCCATGCTGAATTTTCGTAA
- the urtB gene encoding urea ABC transporter permease subunit UrtB, with product MDVWLLQIFNSLSVSSILLLIALGLAITFGLMNVINMAHGELIMIGAYVTYVVQIVFARYAVRSFELYYLVAIPISFLVAAFVGFLLERGLIRFLYGRPLDTLLATWGISLILQQIARDIFGAPNVEVSTPHWLKGGLELLDGLQLPYNRIFIIVLAIVCLISIYFYMYRSASGCKMRAVVQNRAMAACLGIPTSKVDAYTFAIGSGLAGVAGCALCLLGPIGPSIGTYYIVDAFMVVVLGGVGKLIGTFAAAVVIGVLNTTFEFGSTATMGKVLALLMVMAFLQWRPSGLVSLKVRTLD from the coding sequence GTGGACGTCTGGTTATTACAGATTTTTAACAGCCTTAGTGTGAGTTCTATCTTATTGCTTATCGCTCTGGGTCTCGCTATTACGTTCGGGTTGATGAACGTCATCAACATGGCCCACGGTGAACTAATTATGATTGGTGCTTACGTGACGTATGTGGTTCAAATAGTCTTTGCCAGGTATGCTGTGAGAAGCTTTGAGCTTTATTACTTGGTAGCTATTCCTATCTCATTTTTGGTAGCTGCATTTGTTGGCTTTTTGCTGGAACGGGGTTTGATCCGCTTTTTATACGGGCGGCCCCTGGATACTCTGCTGGCTACCTGGGGTATTAGCCTCATTCTTCAACAAATAGCCCGTGATATTTTTGGAGCACCGAACGTCGAAGTAAGCACGCCGCATTGGCTAAAGGGTGGTCTTGAACTTTTAGATGGCCTGCAACTTCCTTATAACCGAATATTTATCATCGTACTTGCTATAGTGTGCCTAATAAGTATCTATTTTTACATGTATCGCTCGGCCAGCGGTTGTAAGATGCGGGCAGTGGTGCAGAACCGTGCTATGGCCGCTTGTTTAGGGATCCCAACGAGCAAAGTCGATGCCTATACATTCGCGATAGGTTCTGGGTTGGCGGGGGTTGCGGGTTGCGCTCTATGCCTTTTGGGACCGATCGGTCCTTCTATAGGCACGTATTATATTGTCGATGCCTTTATGGTAGTAGTGCTAGGTGGGGTTGGCAAGCTAATTGGTACTTTTGCCGCAGCTGTAGTGATTGGCGTGTTAAATACTACGTTTGAATTTGGAAGCACAGCTACCATGGGCAAGGTACTTGCACTCTTAATGGTAATGGCTTTCTTGCAATGGAGGCCTTCAGGGTTAGTATCTTTAAAGGTTCGTACCCTTGATTAG
- the ureA gene encoding urease subunit gamma: protein MHLTPREQEMLLIFLAGELARKRKARGLKLNYPEAVALISAEILEGARDGKTVSELMRLGAQVLKKDDVLPGVAEMIDEVQVEATFSDGTKLVTVHNPIR, encoded by the coding sequence ATGCATTTAACCCCGCGGGAGCAGGAAATGCTGCTTATTTTCCTGGCGGGTGAGCTGGCCAGAAAAAGGAAGGCCCGTGGATTGAAGCTCAATTATCCTGAGGCTGTTGCTCTCATCAGTGCAGAAATCCTGGAGGGGGCCAGGGACGGTAAAACGGTGTCCGAATTAATGCGGCTTGGTGCTCAGGTACTCAAAAAGGATGATGTTTTACCGGGGGTAGCAGAAATGATTGATGAGGTTCAAGTAGAAGCGACATTTTCAGACGGCACTAAGCTTGTTACTGTCCACAATCCTATAAGGTAG
- the urtA gene encoding urea ABC transporter substrate-binding protein: MLFVLTIILTSILSGCGATNKGEKTTETSDATTIKVGILHSLSGTMSISETSLRDAELMAIDEINAAGGILGRKIEPIIEDGASDWPTFAEKAKKLLERDKVATIFGCWTSASRKAVLPVVEKYNGLLWYPVQYEGLESSRNIFYTGAAPNQQIVPAVEWLLKQGKKRFFLLGSDYVFPRTAHKIIKAQLQAEGGIVVGEEYTPLGHTDYSTIINKIKAAKPDVIFNTLNGDSNVAFFKQLRAAGITANDIPTMSVSIAEEEIRGIGAEYMKGHYAVWNYFQSTDTPENKEFVKKYKARYGQDRVTDDPIEAAYFQVYLWAEAVKKAGSTDVDKVREAARELEIKAPEGLVRIDKENQHTWKTVRIGQVTEEGQFKELWNSGEPVRPDPFLEGYQWAKGLAQGK; this comes from the coding sequence ATGCTTTTTGTCTTAACTATTATCTTAACTTCAATCTTATCAGGATGCGGGGCTACAAATAAAGGGGAAAAAACTACCGAGACAAGTGATGCAACTACAATCAAAGTAGGTATTTTGCATTCGCTGAGTGGAACTATGTCCATTAGTGAAACATCTTTGCGTGATGCTGAGCTGATGGCTATTGACGAGATTAACGCAGCAGGTGGAATTTTGGGTCGGAAAATTGAACCCATAATAGAAGACGGGGCTTCCGACTGGCCTACCTTTGCTGAAAAAGCGAAAAAATTACTTGAACGGGATAAAGTAGCTACAATCTTTGGGTGTTGGACATCAGCAAGCCGCAAAGCTGTACTCCCTGTAGTAGAGAAATATAACGGCCTGCTATGGTACCCGGTACAATATGAGGGACTAGAATCTTCACGTAATATTTTCTATACAGGCGCGGCCCCTAACCAGCAGATTGTTCCTGCTGTAGAGTGGCTACTTAAACAGGGTAAGAAGCGGTTTTTCTTGTTGGGCTCGGATTATGTCTTCCCACGAACAGCTCATAAGATTATCAAGGCCCAACTTCAGGCCGAGGGAGGTATTGTGGTTGGAGAAGAATATACCCCGCTAGGACATACAGACTACAGTACCATAATTAATAAGATTAAGGCTGCAAAGCCTGATGTGATTTTCAATACTTTAAACGGTGATAGCAATGTAGCTTTCTTCAAGCAACTCCGGGCTGCTGGTATTACGGCAAATGATATCCCGACCATGTCAGTAAGTATAGCCGAGGAAGAGATACGAGGTATTGGCGCAGAATACATGAAAGGGCATTATGCCGTATGGAACTACTTCCAATCTACGGATACACCGGAGAATAAGGAATTCGTGAAAAAGTATAAGGCTCGTTACGGGCAAGATCGGGTTACCGACGATCCCATTGAGGCGGCCTACTTCCAGGTTTACTTGTGGGCCGAGGCAGTAAAAAAAGCCGGTTCCACTGATGTAGACAAGGTTCGTGAAGCAGCTAGGGAGCTTGAAATTAAGGCTCCAGAGGGATTGGTACGGATTGATAAAGAAAATCAGCACACATGGAAAACAGTCCGGATTGGTCAGGTTACCGAGGAAGGACAATTTAAGGAGTTGTGGAATTCAGGTGAGCCTGTGAGGCCTGATCCCTTTTTGGAGGGCTATCAATGGGCGAAAGGACTAGCACAGGGTAAGTAA